In Cicer arietinum cultivar CDC Frontier isolate Library 1 chromosome 1, Cicar.CDCFrontier_v2.0, whole genome shotgun sequence, one DNA window encodes the following:
- the LOC105852914 gene encoding uncharacterized protein, which produces MVRDKYDHHDVGELKLRLLSNRLTDGRQNNLPSCSEVAALLVDQTSNEESHRDIIVEHKTTGLRRITELHPSFMALQYPLLFPYGEDGYRIGISHRNPETGSCYRRKTVTMRQYYSFRLQQRAGKAQTLLRSGRLFQQYMVDAYASIEEVRINWIRKNQKQLRAELYNGLRDAINQGDVMTNSVGRMTILPSSYTGGPRYRVQNYQKYNFFLETVEGQKSEDIPDIISRVFSIKLWELINDIKRQQIFGKVTTDKIQTPSKIDDTISAEIPDKDIDPLTFSAVERFMIHGPCGILNKKSLCMVNGKCGKHYPKRFHDKTSIDEDGFPIYMRRNGGRYILKNGSQLDSRYVVPYNRHLLIKYDAHINFELCNRSRSIKYLFKYINKGPDRVRAVISNVENFDNSSTSSMHFRDEIKEYLDCRYISPSEASWRIFKFNMFFREPAVERLSFHLHGQQTIYFPESIRISTILNREGIETTMQRRLLNFPDLHLSDDQLKNYALSEIQKHLRKVGKSLEDYKGMAIPNSNVIEELNNRLITEELNYDMLKMHEEYSQLLHGLNSDQKAIHDFVLQSITLNFGKLFFVYGSGGTGKTYLWRTLLAKLRSEGKIALAVATSGVVALLLPGGRTAHCRFQLPLNPNEASTCSINKGTHGQQILL; this is translated from the exons ATGGTCAGAGATAAATATGATCACCATGATGTCGGAGAATTGAAACTAAGATTGCTTAGCAATAGGTTGACTGATGGGAGACAAAATAACCTGCCCTCTTGCTCAGAAGTTGCTGCGCTTTTAGTTGATCAAACCTCAAATGAAGAAAGTCATCGCGATATAATTGTTGAACACAAAACAACTGGTCTTCGAAGAATTACAGAATTGCACCCAAGTTTCATGGCACTACAATATCCATTATTATTTCCATATGGAGAAGATGGTTATAGGATTGGGATAAGTCATCGAAATCCAGAAACAGGGAGTTGTTACAGGCGAAAAACAGTTACTATGAGACAATATTATTCTTTTCGCTTGCAACAACGAGCTGGAAAGGCACAAACATTGTTACGGAGTGGGCGTTTGTTCCAACAGTACATGGTAGATGCTTATGCTTCGATCGAAGAAGTTAGAATCAATTGGATTAGAAAGAATCAAAAGCAATTGCGTGCAGAACTATATAATGGATTGAGAGATGCTATTAATCAAGGAGATGTCATGACAAATTCGGTTGGTAGAATGACAATTCTTCCATCGTCTTATACTGGTGGACCGCGATATCGTGTTCAAAATTACCAG aaatacaattttttccttGAAACTGTTGAAGGACAAAAAAGTGAAGACATACCTGACATTATTAGTCGTGTTTTCTCTATTAAGTTATGGGAGCTAATCAATGATATTAAACGTCAACAAATATTTGGTAAAGTCACAACAG ATAAAATACAAACACCATCTAAGATTGATGATACCATATCGGCAGAAATTCCGGATAAAGATATTGACCCTCTTACTTTTAGTGCAGTTGAACGATTTATGATACATGGACCATGtggtattttaaataaaaaatctctgTGTATGGTTAATGGAAAATGTGGGAAGCACTATCCAAAGAGATTTCATGATAAAACATCAATAGATGAAGATGGGTTCCCTATATATATGCGACGAAATGGTGGTCGATATATCTTGAAGAATGGTAGCCAACTTGATAGTCGGTATGTGGTCCCATACAATAGACATCTTTTGATAAAATATGATGCCCATATTAATTTTGAGCTTTGCAATCGTTCTAGATCAATTAAATATCTTTTCAAATATATCAACAAAGGTCCCGATCGAGTTAGAGCAGTCATCTCTAATGTAGAAAACTTTGATAACAGTTCaacaagttcaatgcactttcgCGATGAAATTAAAGAGTATCTTGACTGTAGATACATTTCTCCATCAGAGGCTTCGTGGAGAATTTTCAagtttaatatgttttttagaGAACCAGCAGTCGAACGCCTTTCCTTTCACCTCCATGGGCAGCAAACAATATATTTTCCAGAATCTATACGTATTTCTACCATTTTAAATAGAGAAGGAATTGAAACCACGAT GCAACGCCGACTACTAAACTTCCCCGACCTCCATTTGTCagatgaccaattaaaaaactaTGCGCTTTCAGAGATACAAAAACATCTTAGAAAGGTCGGCAAGTCTTTGGAAGATTACAAAGGAATGGCCATTCCCAATAGCAATGTAATTGAGGAACTGAACAACCGACTTATTACGGAGGAGCTAAATTATGATATGTTAAAAATGCATGAAGAATACTCTCAGTTGCTACACGGTCTTAATTCAGATCAAAAGGCAATTCATGATTTTGTGCTTCAATCAATTACCTTGAACTTTGGAAAGTTATTCTTTGTGTATGGTTCTGGTGGAACGGGAAAAACTTACCTTTGGCGAACACTACTTGCAAAATTAAGATCAGAAGGTAAGATTGCTCTAGCTGTTGCAACCTCTGGCGTTGTTGCTCTATTACTACCGGGTGGCCGAACTGCACATTGTAGATTTCAATTACCTTTGAATCCAAATGAGGCTTCAACATGTTCAATCAATAAAGGCACCCATGGCCAACAAATATTGCTTTGA